One Peribacillus simplex NBRC 15720 = DSM 1321 genomic region harbors:
- a CDS encoding tyrosine-type recombinase/integrase yields MLLLLKTGLRANELVGVQVNDIKWEESTMLVRNTKGYKQRYFPLSPTMKDALSRYISIRGSIVACNALFVTVDDTPLTKRQVQSRIHDYGEQPGIKDVRLSPHTFRRTFAKMIVKNGAGIFELQQILGHTTFDMVRTYINLFTDDVKEQHRKFSPLNTLKKRN; encoded by the coding sequence ATGTTATTACTCCTAAAGACTGGCCTACGGGCTAACGAGCTCGTAGGTGTGCAGGTGAACGATATAAAATGGGAAGAATCGACGATGCTTGTTCGAAATACAAAAGGGTACAAGCAGCGGTATTTTCCGTTATCGCCGACCATGAAAGACGCACTAAGCCGTTATATTTCTATTCGCGGATCCATTGTTGCCTGTAATGCGTTGTTTGTGACCGTGGACGATACGCCATTAACTAAGCGTCAGGTTCAGTCAAGAATACATGATTACGGTGAGCAGCCGGGCATAAAAGACGTACGGTTGAGCCCGCATACTTTTCGACGTACCTTTGCGAAGATGATTGTAAAGAATGGCGCGGGTATATTTGAACTACAACAGATACTCGGACATACTACGTTCGATATGGTCCGGACTTACATTAATTTATTCACTGATGACGTAAAGGAGCAACATCGTAAATTTTCCCCATTAAATACATTAAAGAAACGAAACTAG